A single Paenibacillus kribbensis DNA region contains:
- a CDS encoding glycoside hydrolase family 2 TIM barrel-domain containing protein, which yields MGSRMITPFNTDWKFIEGNYTGAEKLDYNDEQWRLLQVPHDWSIEKSFDPHMLYGGNQAYLPRWSVGWYRKHFNVKSSSHKQRVYIQFDGIHNNSEVWINGHFVGKRPYGYVSFQYDLTPYIRWDEDNVIAVKVDNTTLPPDRWYSGSGIYRHVWLICTDYVHVTEWGTYITTPEISSGEAKVSTRIQVTNHYAHDVECNIVTQILDSKRQLKGKIEHRVTLSGFETGEMEQITRVLEPELWSPEKPVLYEAQTIIYCDNKEVDCYRTPFGIREVKLDAQKGLFLNGSSLKLKGVCIHHDLGCLGAAYHDSVMKRRLQKLKEMGCNSIRFAHNPMAPELLDLCDQMGFLVIDEAFDKWKSLSYEHVYDEWWEKDLEAMLVRDRNHPSVFMWSVGNEVEHQGQPSMLRMLEQLVAFCHEKDPTRPVTCALEPHNTPISLRDGSIEAKVEHTKLLAQRVDVLGLNYQEQWYEHYRRAMPDTLILGTETFPYYRGKDNRVKGYLPQNPWFDVANHDYVIGQFVWSGIDYLGETSYPSKGWSSGLIDTCGFRKPVSYLQQSLWSNEPVVHIAVFNEPMRPEHNPHWTMHWKAPGMEDHWTFPEYSGKLIRLVTFTNCERVELVVNNESYGERKLVDYPDHLMIWELPYTPGKIRAIGSNGNEKVCEHELTTAGPPYSIKLQADRTVLPADVHEISHVEVTIIDQEGVMVPNQEFDLTFQLHGDGRILGIDNGDLTSDEPFQGNQRRTHRGRCLVIVQSGHLAGELLLQASADGGLQGETRLKIEHKYK from the coding sequence ATGGGAAGCAGAATGATCACGCCATTCAACACAGACTGGAAATTTATAGAGGGTAATTATACAGGTGCCGAGAAGCTGGATTATAACGATGAGCAGTGGCGGCTCCTTCAAGTCCCTCATGATTGGAGTATTGAGAAGTCCTTTGATCCGCACATGCTGTATGGTGGCAATCAAGCTTATTTGCCCAGATGGTCGGTGGGATGGTACCGAAAGCATTTTAATGTAAAGTCTTCTTCTCATAAACAGCGCGTATACATACAATTTGATGGCATCCACAATAACAGTGAGGTTTGGATCAATGGACATTTTGTGGGCAAGCGGCCTTATGGATATGTTAGTTTTCAATATGATTTGACCCCATATATTCGGTGGGATGAGGATAATGTGATTGCTGTCAAAGTGGATAATACCACTCTTCCGCCTGACAGATGGTATTCGGGGTCCGGTATTTATCGTCATGTCTGGCTGATTTGTACGGATTATGTTCACGTAACTGAATGGGGCACTTACATTACGACACCTGAAATTTCGTCGGGTGAAGCCAAGGTGAGTACCAGAATTCAGGTTACCAATCATTATGCGCATGACGTAGAGTGTAATATTGTGACTCAGATACTGGACTCCAAGAGACAGCTCAAAGGGAAAATTGAGCATCGAGTGACCCTGTCGGGCTTTGAAACTGGTGAAATGGAGCAGATAACACGGGTTTTGGAGCCAGAACTATGGTCACCGGAGAAGCCAGTGCTCTATGAGGCTCAAACGATCATCTATTGCGACAATAAAGAGGTGGATTGTTATCGTACCCCTTTTGGTATAAGAGAAGTGAAGCTGGATGCCCAAAAGGGTTTATTTCTGAATGGAAGCAGCCTGAAGTTGAAGGGAGTCTGTATTCACCATGATTTAGGCTGTCTGGGAGCTGCCTATCATGATTCGGTCATGAAGAGAAGGCTGCAGAAGCTTAAGGAAATGGGCTGTAACTCGATTCGCTTTGCCCATAATCCGATGGCACCCGAATTGCTGGATCTTTGTGATCAGATGGGGTTCCTGGTGATTGACGAAGCTTTTGACAAATGGAAATCTCTTTCCTATGAGCATGTATATGATGAATGGTGGGAAAAGGACCTGGAAGCGATGCTGGTAAGGGACAGGAACCATCCCAGCGTTTTCATGTGGAGTGTTGGGAATGAAGTAGAGCACCAGGGGCAACCGTCCATGCTCAGGATGCTGGAACAGCTCGTCGCCTTTTGCCATGAAAAAGATCCAACCCGGCCTGTTACATGTGCGCTGGAGCCGCATAATACACCGATCAGTCTGCGCGATGGTTCGATTGAAGCCAAGGTGGAGCATACCAAGCTGCTGGCACAACGAGTGGACGTTCTTGGGCTAAATTATCAGGAGCAGTGGTATGAGCACTACAGAAGGGCGATGCCCGATACGCTTATCCTTGGAACCGAGACTTTCCCATACTATCGTGGCAAAGATAACCGGGTTAAAGGTTATTTGCCTCAAAATCCCTGGTTTGATGTCGCTAATCATGATTATGTGATTGGTCAATTTGTTTGGAGCGGGATCGACTATCTGGGGGAAACAAGCTATCCCTCCAAAGGATGGTCCTCGGGCCTGATTGATACTTGCGGGTTCCGCAAACCTGTGTCCTATCTTCAGCAAAGTCTATGGTCAAATGAGCCTGTTGTGCACATTGCCGTATTTAACGAACCGATGAGACCGGAACACAATCCGCACTGGACGATGCACTGGAAAGCCCCGGGTATGGAGGATCATTGGACATTCCCTGAGTACAGCGGAAAATTGATTCGGTTAGTTACCTTCACCAACTGTGAGCGCGTGGAATTGGTAGTAAACAATGAATCTTACGGTGAGAGAAAGCTTGTTGATTATCCTGACCATTTAATGATATGGGAGCTTCCCTATACACCAGGTAAAATCCGGGCTATTGGCAGCAATGGGAATGAGAAGGTCTGTGAGCATGAATTAACCACCGCCGGGCCTCCCTACAGTATAAAACTGCAGGCTGATCGGACGGTTTTACCTGCTGATGTCCATGAAATATCCCATGTGGAAGTAACGATCATAGACCAAGAAGGGGTTATGGTGCCCAATCAGGAGTTTGATTTAACTTTTCAGCTACATGGTGATGGTCGTATTCTTGGAATAGACAACGGCGATCTCACCAGTGACGAGCCCTTCCAGGGAAACCAGAGACGAACACATAGAGGAAGGTGTCTCGTTATTGTGCAATCCGGGCATCTGGCAGGTGAGCTGTTGCTTCAAGCTTCAGCAGACGGAGGATTGCAGGGAGAAACCAGGCTGAAAATTGAACATAAATACAAATGA
- a CDS encoding Nif3-like dinuclear metal center hexameric protein, which yields MTLTMGRIVDHLTRGISIPHATVDLLKPGHREVEVHGIVTAFCASQYVIEQAVSLGANFIITHEGVFYSHQGMQECLRHDPVFLQKSRLIADSGIGIYRFHDTIHRYQPDGVMIGLLRALDWHTYVVKQLPTAAILTIPAMEVKEVAEYIKAKLHIRYVRVAGELAMPCERVGIMVGYRGGGELAIPLFLNEHVDLIIAGEGPEWETPEYVKDAAYQGRNKALIMLGHAESEAPGMKYLADELSAQFPMLPVHFVEDRPVFQIV from the coding sequence ATGACCCTAACTATGGGACGGATTGTAGATCACCTGACAAGGGGAATAAGCATACCCCATGCGACCGTAGATTTGCTAAAACCAGGGCATAGGGAGGTTGAAGTACACGGAATTGTAACCGCTTTCTGTGCATCGCAGTATGTAATAGAGCAAGCTGTTTCTCTAGGTGCGAATTTTATCATTACGCATGAAGGTGTTTTTTATAGCCATCAGGGGATGCAGGAGTGTTTACGACATGACCCCGTTTTTCTGCAAAAATCTCGCCTCATTGCCGATTCGGGTATAGGAATCTATCGGTTTCATGACACCATACACCGTTATCAACCGGATGGAGTGATGATTGGACTTCTTCGGGCGCTCGATTGGCATACCTATGTAGTGAAACAATTGCCGACGGCCGCCATTTTGACGATTCCAGCGATGGAGGTTAAGGAGGTTGCCGAATATATCAAGGCGAAGCTTCATATTCGTTATGTACGGGTAGCTGGAGAGCTTGCCATGCCATGTGAACGAGTAGGGATCATGGTAGGATACAGGGGAGGTGGCGAACTGGCTATTCCATTATTTCTAAATGAACATGTGGATTTGATCATTGCTGGTGAAGGGCCGGAATGGGAAACGCCGGAATATGTAAAAGACGCTGCCTATCAGGGCCGAAATAAAGCCCTTATCATGCTGGGACATGCTGAAAGTGAAGCACCTGGTATGAAATATCTCGCGGATGAGCTTTCAGCCCAATTCCCAATGCTCCCCGTTCACTTTGTTGAGGATCGTCCAGTGTTTCAAATCGTGTAG
- the manZ gene encoding PTS mannose transporter subunit IID, producing MKEWGTMEEKKLTKSDLNKMFFRSWFLLGSFNFERMQSIGFCVTLIPAIKRLYSKKEDQKEALKRHLEFFNTQPFISAPIMGVTAAMEEQKANGQPIDNATISGVKVGLMGPLAGVGDPIFWGTLRPVLAALGASIALSGSVIGPVLFFLLFNVIRLATKWYGLKYGYQKGTEIVSDMSGNRLQKLTESASILGLFVMGALVSKWTTLNVPLEVSRYTRSDGVEVVTTIQMILDQLIPGLLPLLLTFLCMRLLKKKVNAIALIFALFAIGIIGYALGVLA from the coding sequence ATGAAAGAGTGGGGTACTATGGAAGAAAAAAAGTTGACAAAAAGCGATTTAAACAAAATGTTTTTCCGTTCATGGTTCCTGCTGGGCTCGTTTAACTTTGAGCGTATGCAGTCGATTGGTTTTTGTGTCACCTTGATTCCGGCAATCAAGCGGCTATACAGCAAGAAGGAAGACCAAAAAGAAGCATTAAAGCGGCATCTGGAGTTTTTTAATACTCAACCGTTTATCTCTGCACCGATTATGGGTGTAACGGCAGCTATGGAGGAGCAGAAAGCCAATGGCCAGCCTATTGACAATGCTACCATAAGTGGAGTGAAAGTCGGCTTGATGGGACCTTTGGCCGGGGTAGGGGACCCTATTTTCTGGGGAACGCTGCGCCCCGTTCTGGCTGCGTTGGGAGCTTCCATTGCTTTGTCCGGGAGTGTTATCGGGCCTGTCCTTTTTTTCTTGCTCTTTAATGTTATTCGCCTGGCAACCAAGTGGTACGGACTGAAATACGGCTACCAAAAAGGGACGGAAATTGTGTCCGACATGTCTGGAAACCGTCTGCAAAAGCTTACGGAATCGGCCTCCATCCTGGGACTTTTTGTCATGGGCGCACTCGTGTCCAAATGGACTACTCTGAATGTCCCACTGGAAGTATCCAGATATACCCGCTCGGATGGAGTAGAGGTAGTTACGACGATACAGATGATTCTGGATCAATTGATACCTGGCCTGTTACCTCTCTTGCTGACTTTTTTGTGCATGAGACTGCTCAAAAAGAAAGTGAATGCTATAGCTCTGATTTTTGCTCTTTTTGCAATAGGAATTATTGGATACGCTCTTGGTGTATTAGCCTAA
- a CDS encoding PTS mannose/fructose/sorbose transporter subunit IIC, producing MSVFEIVMVALVAAICGMGSVLDEGQTHRPIIACTLIGLVLGDLKTGIILGGTLELMALGWMNVGASMAPDAALASVISTILVIVGHQSIGAGIAVAIPIAAAGQVLTIFVRTITVFFQHLADKYAESSNFRGIELCHFIALLLQGLRVALPAVLVAIAAETGLVTALLDAIPEVITKGLQIAGGFIVVVGYAMVINMMAAKYLMPFFFLGFVIAAFTSINLVGFGIMGAVLALLYIQLNPKYSQRKDQMGEIEEL from the coding sequence ATGAGTGTTTTTGAAATTGTAATGGTAGCGCTGGTTGCAGCCATTTGCGGAATGGGCAGTGTTTTGGATGAAGGACAGACTCATCGGCCTATAATTGCGTGTACACTGATTGGTCTGGTCCTGGGCGATCTCAAAACGGGCATTATTCTAGGCGGTACGCTGGAATTGATGGCTTTGGGCTGGATGAATGTCGGGGCGTCCATGGCTCCAGATGCGGCTTTGGCTAGTGTAATCTCAACCATATTGGTTATTGTTGGACATCAGTCGATCGGCGCCGGAATTGCCGTTGCGATTCCGATTGCCGCTGCCGGACAAGTGTTAACCATTTTTGTTAGAACAATTACCGTGTTCTTTCAGCACCTGGCAGATAAATATGCCGAATCTTCAAATTTCAGAGGAATCGAATTATGTCACTTCATCGCCCTCCTTCTTCAGGGATTACGCGTCGCGCTGCCTGCTGTATTGGTGGCTATTGCAGCAGAAACCGGTCTGGTTACGGCTTTACTGGATGCGATTCCGGAGGTCATTACAAAAGGGCTGCAAATTGCAGGTGGATTCATCGTCGTTGTCGGGTATGCCATGGTTATTAACATGATGGCAGCCAAATACCTGATGCCTTTCTTTTTCTTGGGCTTTGTCATCGCGGCATTTACAAGCATCAATCTGGTTGGCTTTGGAATCATGGGGGCGGTTCTGGCTCTGCTGTATATTCAGCTCAATCCTAAATATAGCCAGCGAAAAGATCAAATGGGTGAAATTGAAGAGCTCTAA
- a CDS encoding mannose/fructose/sorbose PTS transporter subunit IIB codes for MEISFVRIDDRLIHGQVATVWVKETKCNKIIAVSDEVAADTLRKTLLLQVAPPGIKAYVVTIAKAIEAYNNPKYNDFKTLFLFTNPIDVLRVVEGGVPFTSVNVGGMCFKEGKIQITGAVSVDKQDVEAFHKLHEKGIELEIRKVASDPKINLINKLQNVQF; via the coding sequence ATGGAAATTTCGTTTGTTCGTATTGATGACCGTCTGATCCATGGTCAGGTAGCTACGGTGTGGGTGAAGGAAACGAAGTGTAACAAAATTATCGCCGTCAGCGATGAGGTCGCTGCGGATACGCTACGCAAAACCTTATTGTTACAGGTGGCGCCGCCAGGAATTAAGGCTTATGTCGTCACGATTGCGAAAGCGATTGAAGCTTACAACAACCCTAAATATAACGATTTTAAGACCTTGTTCCTGTTTACTAATCCGATTGATGTACTGCGGGTTGTAGAAGGTGGGGTGCCGTTCACATCGGTAAATGTAGGTGGGATGTGTTTTAAAGAAGGCAAAATACAGATTACCGGAGCGGTGTCCGTAGACAAGCAGGATGTAGAGGCATTTCATAAATTGCACGAAAAGGGAATTGAACTGGAAATTAGAAAAGTGGCCAGTGATCCTAAAATCAATTTGATTAACAAGCTCCAGAATGTCCAGTTTTAA
- a CDS encoding PTS sugar transporter subunit IIA: protein MIGVIVGTHGKLSKEILRSTEMIFGHLENVVGVTFEPGESVNGLVEKYKAALETIDWTDGLIFLVDLFGGSPYNAASRIVAGYEKMDIVTGVNLPMIVDLLTNRGLENVENLSDLAIRAGQDSMKSFRVIRDIQTEEEL from the coding sequence ATGATAGGTGTTATTGTTGGCACACATGGGAAACTTTCCAAAGAGATCTTAAGATCCACGGAAATGATTTTCGGCCATCTGGAAAATGTGGTGGGCGTGACGTTTGAGCCTGGTGAAAGTGTTAACGGACTTGTTGAGAAGTACAAAGCGGCATTGGAAACGATTGATTGGACGGATGGACTTATCTTTCTCGTCGATTTGTTTGGTGGCAGCCCCTATAATGCAGCCAGCAGGATTGTAGCCGGCTATGAAAAAATGGACATTGTAACAGGAGTAAACCTGCCAATGATCGTAGACCTGCTGACAAATAGAGGGCTGGAGAACGTGGAGAATCTGAGTGATCTGGCAATCCGTGCGGGTCAGGATTCGATGAAGTCTTTTCGTGTCATCCGGGACATACAAACAGAGGAGGAATTATAG
- a CDS encoding sigma-54-dependent transcriptional regulator: MKRIDEILEYIANGTKKLSVEALLDGGGITAAEIADLQNMLRNNVSKELNSLLRADLIIKIKGRPVKFLHKQVIEETFRVQLKEKQIQVNSINEILLPGEQVDPFHALIGFMGSMRNQVEQGKAAILYPPKGLHTLIVGQTGVGKTMFARLMYNYGKYMKRFSEQAPFIVFNCADYYNNPQLLLSHIFGHVKGAFTGADREREGLVEKADGGILFLDEIHRLPPEGQEMIFYFMDTNSYNKLGESERKREANVLLIGATTEDPGSSMLKTFIRRIPITINIPSLQERTVEERFLILKHLFANEAHRVNKPIRVELETVKALIGSVTYGNIGQLKSNIQLVCAKGFLNSIHENKEEIELDFKILPGNIKEGLFNMGKNRKEIAEMEMVNSSLYITPEGSKGMDEADASELPFNLYKLIEDKIGMLKEEGLDDSFINKFITTDVNIHIKSFYNRFYNIKGGRERILKIVGRNILEFAEQVQEMAQKELNRKYSDRFVYAFSLHLSAFLKRIREKKYISKQVYDPINDQDEEYRLALIIKDLIESKFEVSVPDAETTYVAILLKSVEEEHQGNVGIIVAAHGNSTASSIVGVVDSLLGSSNICAVDMPLDVSPREILEVIIDKVKDIDNGRGVLLLVDMGSLLNLEATIMERVGIKVRTIDMVSTPLTLEAVRKASIFDMNIEEIYQSLKDFRGYNNGNAEVKAEKVSNKVIVTVCSSGRGAAVKLKEFVEKVVYDLTEEKIVVVPAKVRELDKVVKDLRAKHTILAVIGVKRPSELNVPFIPLEKLIEASGEQALRELLLNNQLPVMHTNESIVVRDLCEDTLKEFMTYLNPHKILGLLMNFIEQLEQELEVDFHYAKKVQLAVHTAHAMERMVIGEGLIYQGEVSLLDQRTLDAVNRSCDIFASSMNMKLTNDEKYYICEILSEVYNCIPE, translated from the coding sequence GTGAAACGAATTGATGAGATTTTAGAGTATATTGCCAATGGCACAAAGAAACTATCGGTAGAGGCTTTGCTGGACGGCGGTGGAATTACGGCTGCGGAAATAGCCGATCTTCAGAATATGCTGAGAAATAATGTAAGCAAGGAGCTTAATAGCCTGCTTCGCGCCGACTTGATCATTAAAATCAAGGGAAGACCCGTCAAGTTTTTGCACAAGCAGGTAATCGAGGAGACCTTTAGAGTCCAGCTGAAAGAGAAACAAATCCAAGTCAACAGCATTAATGAAATATTGCTGCCCGGAGAGCAAGTCGATCCGTTTCACGCCTTAATCGGTTTCATGGGTAGTATGAGAAATCAGGTTGAGCAGGGAAAAGCGGCAATATTATACCCGCCGAAGGGTCTACATACGCTGATTGTGGGGCAGACTGGCGTGGGAAAAACGATGTTCGCCAGGTTAATGTATAATTATGGGAAGTATATGAAGCGGTTTTCAGAACAAGCACCGTTTATCGTATTTAACTGCGCCGATTATTATAATAACCCTCAACTGCTGCTTTCCCACATTTTTGGTCATGTGAAAGGGGCGTTTACCGGGGCTGATCGGGAGAGGGAGGGGCTGGTCGAGAAAGCTGATGGAGGCATCCTGTTTTTGGATGAGATTCATCGGCTGCCTCCAGAAGGCCAAGAAATGATATTTTATTTCATGGACACCAACAGTTATAACAAATTGGGTGAGTCGGAGCGCAAACGGGAAGCGAACGTGCTGCTCATCGGCGCTACGACCGAAGATCCCGGTTCTTCCATGCTTAAAACCTTTATTAGACGGATACCGATTACGATCAACATTCCTTCCCTGCAAGAGCGAACAGTTGAAGAGCGATTTTTGATTCTAAAGCATCTCTTTGCAAACGAGGCCCATCGTGTGAACAAGCCCATTCGGGTTGAACTGGAAACTGTAAAAGCACTGATTGGCAGCGTCACCTATGGCAATATCGGCCAGTTAAAATCGAACATTCAGCTTGTGTGTGCCAAAGGATTTTTGAACAGCATACATGAAAATAAGGAAGAAATTGAACTTGATTTTAAAATTTTGCCTGGAAATATCAAGGAAGGTCTATTTAATATGGGGAAAAACCGCAAGGAGATTGCCGAAATGGAAATGGTCAACTCCTCGCTGTATATTACTCCTGAAGGTAGCAAAGGAATGGATGAAGCAGATGCTTCGGAACTGCCGTTCAACCTTTACAAACTGATTGAAGACAAAATAGGGATGCTGAAGGAGGAAGGGCTCGACGATAGCTTTATCAATAAGTTTATTACTACAGATGTCAATATTCATATTAAAAGCTTCTATAACCGATTTTATAACATCAAAGGAGGCCGGGAACGGATCCTTAAAATCGTGGGCAGAAATATCCTGGAATTCGCTGAACAGGTGCAGGAGATGGCTCAAAAAGAACTGAACAGAAAGTACAGCGACAGGTTTGTTTATGCCTTCAGCCTTCATTTAAGTGCCTTTTTAAAGCGAATCCGAGAGAAAAAATATATTAGCAAACAAGTCTATGATCCGATTAATGATCAGGATGAAGAATACAGACTGGCACTCATTATCAAGGATTTGATTGAATCCAAGTTCGAAGTCAGCGTGCCTGATGCCGAGACGACCTATGTGGCGATTCTTCTGAAATCGGTGGAAGAGGAGCACCAGGGTAATGTAGGGATTATCGTAGCTGCACATGGCAACAGTACGGCAAGCAGTATTGTCGGCGTTGTCGACAGCCTACTGGGAAGCTCAAATATTTGCGCAGTAGACATGCCTTTGGATGTTAGCCCCAGAGAAATCCTGGAGGTTATTATTGATAAAGTAAAGGATATTGATAATGGCAGGGGCGTATTACTGCTGGTTGATATGGGCTCCCTGCTTAATCTTGAGGCAACCATTATGGAACGTGTCGGGATCAAGGTCAGAACCATTGATATGGTTTCAACTCCACTTACGTTGGAGGCTGTGCGAAAGGCCAGTATTTTTGATATGAATATAGAGGAAATCTATCAATCTTTGAAGGACTTCCGTGGATATAACAATGGAAACGCCGAAGTGAAAGCAGAGAAGGTTAGTAATAAGGTAATTGTGACGGTTTGTTCTTCTGGTAGAGGTGCTGCAGTTAAGCTGAAGGAGTTTGTGGAGAAGGTCGTATACGACTTAACAGAAGAGAAAATTGTCGTTGTGCCGGCAAAGGTCAGGGAATTGGACAAAGTGGTAAAGGACTTACGGGCCAAGCATACGATTCTTGCGGTGATTGGAGTTAAGAGGCCAAGTGAGCTGAATGTACCGTTTATTCCTTTGGAAAAACTGATCGAGGCCAGCGGTGAGCAGGCATTAAGAGAACTTTTGCTGAACAATCAACTGCCTGTTATGCATACTAACGAAAGCATAGTTGTTAGAGATCTATGCGAGGATACGCTAAAGGAGTTTATGACTTATCTGAATCCCCACAAAATCTTGGGGCTCTTGATGAATTTTATCGAGCAGCTGGAGCAGGAACTGGAAGTCGATTTTCATTATGCAAAGAAAGTTCAGCTTGCCGTTCATACGGCTCATGCCATGGAACGAATGGTCATTGGTGAAGGGTTAATATATCAAGGGGAGGTATCCTTGCTTGATCAACGAACTCTCGATGCGGTGAATCGTTCCTGCGATATATTTGCTTCCAGTATGAACATGAAGCTGACTAATGATGAAAAATATTATATTTGTGAAATCCTAAGCGAAGTATATAACTGCATTCCCGAGTAA
- the rpoN gene encoding RNA polymerase factor sigma-54, translated as MIRYGLQQEQAFRLVMTPELRQAITILQYSSADLMSYLHEQADENPIIDLTEIDMSIKRIGKEEEYSPRKNDNPVDLLDFVSNPADNLYRHLKAQLGMVRGLSKLQQMIGMFLIGNLNEKGYLELEVNTVARILDAPTEEVENILALIQGFEPAGIAARSLEECLLLQLRYAGNDDVYLEEIVRHHMVNLSCNRIQKIADVLGINIREVQQLTDQIRKLNPCPGAAFAPYEHQYHIADISVEKSKNGYIVTVNDITVPRVGINPFYQRMLREQALGTERQFLHEKMNTALWLIHSLEQRRLTLMRVAQAIVDRQREFFEHGVHYLKPMTQKEIAESTGLHESTISRAVSNKYMQTPRGLFELKYFFTSALGAKDGDATSSESAKMRIKQLIDGEDKQKPFSDQAITELLAKEGLELSRRTVAKYREELGYLSSSRRKIF; from the coding sequence ATGATACGCTACGGATTACAGCAAGAGCAAGCATTCAGGCTGGTTATGACTCCTGAATTACGACAAGCTATCACGATTCTTCAATATTCTTCGGCCGATCTAATGTCCTATCTTCATGAGCAAGCGGATGAAAATCCGATTATTGATTTGACGGAGATTGACATGTCCATTAAAAGGATAGGTAAAGAGGAAGAATATTCACCACGAAAAAACGATAATCCGGTAGATCTTCTGGATTTTGTCTCTAACCCTGCGGATAATTTATATAGACATCTCAAAGCGCAACTCGGGATGGTCCGCGGGTTATCCAAGCTACAACAGATGATTGGCATGTTTCTTATTGGGAATTTAAATGAAAAAGGCTACCTCGAGCTGGAGGTAAATACAGTTGCCCGAATACTTGACGCCCCTACTGAAGAGGTTGAAAATATACTCGCCCTGATCCAAGGCTTTGAACCGGCAGGAATCGCTGCCCGCAGCCTGGAGGAATGTCTTCTTTTGCAGCTGCGATATGCCGGTAATGATGATGTTTACCTGGAAGAGATCGTGCGCCATCACATGGTCAACCTTTCATGTAACCGCATACAAAAAATCGCGGATGTTCTGGGTATCAACATTCGCGAGGTACAGCAACTCACCGACCAGATACGCAAGTTGAATCCCTGTCCGGGAGCGGCATTTGCCCCATATGAACACCAGTATCATATAGCAGATATTTCGGTAGAGAAATCCAAGAACGGCTACATTGTGACAGTTAATGATATCACAGTCCCGCGCGTCGGGATTAATCCTTTTTACCAGCGTATGCTCCGGGAGCAGGCGTTGGGGACAGAGAGGCAGTTTCTACATGAGAAGATGAATACGGCATTATGGCTTATTCATAGCCTTGAGCAGCGCCGCCTGACCCTGATGCGTGTAGCCCAAGCCATTGTTGATAGACAGCGGGAATTTTTCGAGCATGGCGTTCATTACCTTAAACCGATGACCCAAAAGGAGATTGCTGAAAGTACCGGCTTGCATGAATCCACGATCAGCCGGGCTGTCAGTAATAAATACATGCAGACGCCCCGTGGATTGTTCGAGCTTAAATATTTCTTTACCTCCGCCCTGGGGGCGAAAGACGGAGATGCCACTTCATCGGAGAGCGCAAAAATGCGTATTAAGCAGCTTATCGACGGCGAAGACAAGCAAAAACCGTTTTCAGATCAGGCAATCACAGAACTGCTGGCTAAGGAAGGGCTGGAACTGTCACGCAGAACGGTGGCCAAATACCGAGAAGAACTCGGATATCTTTCCTCTAGTAGGAGAAAAATATTTTAA
- a CDS encoding bile acid:sodium symporter family protein, translating into MFITLNRRLNAAMPLITPISILIGVLIGTPLSEFTGFSPWLFAFMTFAGSISMGFKDFVHVMKHPGPLIACLFILHLAMPLLAMMLGHLSFGDDPYTITGLILGAVIPTGISSFVWVNIYKGNTALTLAIILIDTILAPFAVPGVMSLLIGADVQLDTWAMMQSLFWMIVVPSLIGMVLYEWTKGKIKQVWGPRLGPFSKLAMALVVMINGSVIAPYLVDFNLKLVGVCLSIVALASTGYVIGYLISKLMRWSDADRTALVFNGGMRNISAGAVLAITYFPAPVALPVVLGMIFQQSTASLVGFLLSRHDRGKAKEQGVAA; encoded by the coding sequence ATGTTCATAACGTTGAATCGGAGACTTAATGCTGCGATGCCGCTGATTACCCCCATCAGCATTCTAATTGGCGTTCTGATCGGTACGCCTTTGTCGGAATTTACCGGATTCTCTCCCTGGTTGTTTGCCTTCATGACCTTTGCGGGCAGTATCAGCATGGGCTTCAAAGATTTTGTCCATGTGATGAAGCATCCCGGCCCGCTGATTGCCTGCCTGTTTATCCTTCACCTGGCCATGCCGCTGCTTGCCATGATGCTTGGGCATCTGTCTTTCGGCGACGACCCTTATACGATTACCGGGCTTATTCTTGGTGCGGTCATCCCCACCGGCATTTCCAGCTTCGTGTGGGTCAACATCTACAAAGGCAATACAGCGCTGACGCTAGCCATTATTTTGATTGATACGATTCTGGCTCCATTCGCCGTTCCCGGCGTTATGTCCCTGCTGATTGGAGCGGATGTGCAGCTTGATACCTGGGCGATGATGCAAAGTCTGTTCTGGATGATTGTCGTCCCTTCGCTAATCGGCATGGTGTTGTACGAATGGACCAAAGGGAAAATCAAGCAGGTATGGGGACCTCGACTTGGCCCATTCTCCAAGCTGGCTATGGCACTTGTCGTGATGATTAACGGTTCGGTAATCGCGCCCTATCTGGTTGATTTTAATTTAAAGCTTGTCGGGGTGTGCCTATCGATAGTCGCTCTTGCTTCTACTGGATATGTGATCGGTTACCTGATCTCCAAGCTGATGAGGTGGAGCGATGCCGACCGTACTGCACTTGTCTTTAACGGCGGTATGCGCAATATCAGCGCAGGAGCTGTACTTGCCATCACCTATTTCCCGGCTCCGGTAGCGCTGCCTGTGGTGCTGGGAATGATTTTCCAACAATCCACCGCGTCTCTGGTCGGATTTCTGCTAAGCCGCCATGACCGGGGCAAGGCCAAGGAGCAGGGAGTCGCCGCCTAG